Proteins found in one Limnohabitans sp. TEGF004 genomic segment:
- a CDS encoding dipeptide ABC transporter ATP-binding protein: MRLPLLQVRDLRIGFHAEDVVKGISFNLDLGEKLALVGESGSGKSVTALSFVKLLEGARVSGRVLWTAQDADTLAPEATDAPHTHDLVKLSERELINIRGQDIAFVFQEPMTALNPLMMVGDQIAEVLELKRGMTREEAWHEAVELLSLTGIPEPVRRASAYPHQLSGGQRQRVMIAMALACRPRLLVADEPTTALDVSLRAQILDLLSDLQKRFGMAVLLITHDLNTVRYFADQVLVMEKGVVVESGAVDVVLTYPTHPYTQKLINSQPPREVVEAKSNAPVVMQARALRVSYPIRRAGWRGWFKGGQFVAVQGASFDLCAGQTLGVIGESGSGKTTLALAALGLMPCEGALTIDGVAWQGKAGQDLPLRRKVQVVFQDPFSSLSPRMNVQELVSEGLTLHAPQLDDLGRLRRILVTLAAVGLTETEFPGLLQRYPHEFSGGQRQRLAIARALVVEPQVLVLDEPTSALDATTQLQVLQLLQKLQRERGLSYLLITHDVSVIRAMAHHVMVMQAGKVVEAGTFEQVLNNPQAPYTKILVGAAA; the protein is encoded by the coding sequence ATGAGATTGCCTTTGCTTCAAGTGCGCGATTTGCGCATTGGTTTTCATGCAGAAGATGTCGTCAAAGGCATCAGCTTCAACCTAGATCTTGGCGAGAAGCTCGCCTTGGTGGGCGAGTCGGGCTCCGGTAAAAGCGTGACCGCGCTGAGCTTTGTCAAACTGCTCGAAGGTGCGCGCGTGTCGGGCCGCGTGCTGTGGACGGCGCAGGATGCGGACACGCTTGCGCCAGAAGCCACCGACGCACCGCACACGCACGACTTGGTCAAACTCAGCGAGCGCGAGCTCATCAACATCCGCGGTCAAGACATCGCCTTTGTGTTCCAAGAGCCCATGACGGCTTTGAACCCTTTGATGATGGTGGGCGACCAAATCGCGGAAGTGTTGGAACTCAAACGTGGCATGACACGCGAAGAGGCCTGGCACGAAGCTGTGGAGTTGCTCAGCCTCACAGGCATCCCCGAGCCCGTTCGCCGAGCCAGCGCGTACCCGCACCAGCTCTCAGGTGGTCAGCGCCAACGCGTGATGATCGCCATGGCTTTGGCGTGCCGCCCACGCTTGTTGGTAGCCGATGAGCCCACCACCGCGTTGGATGTGTCGCTGCGTGCGCAAATTTTGGATTTGCTCAGCGACTTGCAAAAACGCTTTGGCATGGCGGTGTTGCTCATTACGCATGATTTGAATACCGTGCGCTACTTTGCCGACCAAGTCTTGGTCATGGAAAAAGGTGTGGTAGTGGAGTCGGGTGCGGTGGATGTGGTGTTGACTTACCCCACGCACCCTTACACCCAAAAACTGATCAACAGCCAGCCCCCGCGTGAGGTGGTGGAAGCCAAAAGCAATGCGCCTGTTGTCATGCAAGCCAGGGCGTTGCGCGTGAGCTACCCCATCCGCCGAGCCGGTTGGCGCGGTTGGTTCAAAGGCGGCCAGTTTGTGGCGGTGCAGGGCGCTAGCTTTGATTTGTGCGCGGGCCAGACCTTGGGCGTGATTGGCGAATCGGGGTCGGGCAAAACCACCTTGGCTTTGGCCGCGCTTGGGTTGATGCCTTGCGAGGGGGCTCTCACCATCGACGGCGTTGCTTGGCAAGGCAAAGCGGGGCAAGATTTGCCGCTGCGTCGCAAGGTGCAAGTGGTTTTCCAAGACCCGTTCTCGTCCTTGTCTCCGCGCATGAACGTGCAAGAACTCGTGTCTGAAGGGCTGACGCTACACGCACCTCAATTGGACGATTTGGGCAGGCTTCGCCGCATTTTGGTGACCTTGGCTGCGGTGGGTTTGACCGAAACCGAGTTCCCCGGTTTGCTACAACGCTACCCGCATGAGTTTTCGGGTGGTCAGCGCCAGCGCTTGGCGATTGCCCGAGCTTTGGTGGTTGAGCCGCAGGTCTTGGTCTTGGACGAGCCCACCAGCGCCTTGGACGCCACCACGCAGCTTCAAGTGCTGCAACTTTTGCAAAAGCTACAGCGCGAGCGGGGTTTGAGTTATTTGCTCATCACCCATGATGTCTCGGTCATCCGCGCCATGGCCCACCATGTCATGGTCATGCAGGCCGGCAAGGTGGTTGAAGCAGGGACGTTTGAGCAAGTGCTGAACAATCCGCAGGCGCCTTACACAAAGATTTTGGTAGGGGCCGCAGCCTAA
- the nusA gene encoding transcription termination factor NusA, with the protein MNREMLMLVEAISREKNVERDVVFGAVELALAQATKKLYQGEVDIRVAMDRDTGEYETFRRWLVVPDEAGLQNPEAEEMLMDARERVADAEEGEYIEEGIESLPIGRIGAMAAKQVILQKIRDAEREMLLNDFMSRGDKIFVGTVKRMDKGDLIVESGRVEGRLRRSEMIPKENFRSGDRVRAMIMDVDLTLRGAPIILSRSAPEFMVELFRHEVPEIEQGMLEIKSCARDAGSRAKIAVISHDKRVDPIGTCVGVRGTRVNAVTTELAGERVDIVLWSEDPAQFVIGALAPANVSSIVVDEERHAMDVVVDEENLAIAIGRGGQNVRLAAELTGWKINIMDAAESAQKQADETFSIRELFMAKLDVDQEVADILIEEGFTSLEEVAYVPLQEMLEIESFDEDTVNELRTRAKDALLTMEIAREESVEEVSQDLRDLEGLNAEFLPQLAESGVHTRDDLADLAVDELTAITGQSEEEAKALILKAREHWFTGQE; encoded by the coding sequence ATGAACCGCGAAATGTTGATGTTGGTCGAGGCAATCTCGCGCGAGAAGAACGTCGAGCGCGATGTGGTGTTTGGCGCCGTTGAGTTGGCGCTGGCCCAAGCCACCAAAAAACTGTACCAAGGTGAAGTGGACATTCGCGTCGCGATGGACCGCGACACTGGCGAGTACGAAACTTTCCGCCGTTGGTTGGTGGTGCCTGACGAAGCCGGTTTGCAAAACCCAGAAGCCGAAGAGATGCTGATGGACGCCCGCGAGCGCGTGGCTGATGCCGAAGAAGGCGAATACATCGAAGAAGGCATCGAGTCTTTGCCGATCGGCCGTATCGGCGCGATGGCGGCCAAGCAAGTGATCTTGCAAAAAATCCGTGATGCTGAGCGCGAAATGTTGCTCAACGATTTCATGTCGCGCGGCGACAAGATTTTTGTGGGCACGGTCAAGCGCATGGACAAGGGCGACCTGATTGTTGAGTCCGGTCGCGTTGAAGGTCGTCTGCGTCGCAGCGAAATGATTCCGAAAGAAAACTTCCGTAGTGGTGACCGCGTGCGCGCCATGATCATGGACGTTGACCTCACCTTGCGTGGCGCTCCCATCATCTTGTCGCGTTCTGCACCTGAGTTCATGGTCGAGTTGTTCCGCCACGAAGTGCCAGAAATCGAACAAGGCATGCTTGAAATCAAATCTTGCGCCCGTGACGCTGGTTCACGCGCCAAGATCGCTGTGATCTCTCATGACAAACGCGTGGACCCCATCGGTACTTGCGTCGGCGTACGTGGCACCCGTGTGAATGCCGTGACCACCGAACTCGCAGGCGAGCGCGTGGACATCGTGTTGTGGAGTGAAGATCCGGCGCAATTCGTGATTGGCGCTTTGGCTCCTGCCAACGTCAGTTCCATCGTGGTCGACGAAGAGCGTCACGCCATGGATGTGGTGGTGGACGAAGAAAACCTTGCCATTGCCATCGGTCGCGGCGGTCAAAACGTGCGTTTGGCTGCTGAATTGACAGGTTGGAAAATCAACATCATGGACGCGGCTGAGTCTGCTCAGAAGCAAGCTGACGAAACCTTCAGCATCCGTGAATTGTTCATGGCCAAGTTGGATGTGGACCAAGAAGTCGCTGACATCTTGATTGAAGAAGGCTTCACCAGCCTCGAAGAAGTGGCCTACGTGCCCTTGCAAGAGATGTTGGAAATTGAAAGCTTTGACGAAGACACCGTCAACGAGTTGCGCACACGTGCCAAGGATGCGCTGCTCACCATGGAAATTGCACGCGAAGAGAGCGTCGAAGAAGTTTCGCAAGATTTGCGCGACCTCGAAGGATTGAATGCGGAGTTCTTGCCCCAGTTGGCTGAGAGCGGCGTACACACCCGTGACGATTTGGCCGATTTGGCCGTAGACGAGCTCACAGCCATTACCGGCCAAAGCGAAGAAGAGGCCAAAGCCCTGATCTTGAAGGCACGTGAACATTGGTTCACGGGTCAAGAGTAA
- the rimP gene encoding ribosome maturation factor RimP, with protein sequence MSLQQTVEQTVTGLGYDLVEIERSAGGLLRITIDMPWTADTPVQPINVEDCERVTRQLQFALEVDGAEYARLEVSSPGIDRPLRHQADFERFLGEEVDLTLKAPIGAAAAGQVSATRKKFRGTLERTDDGAGWQITWRDEVKAKPGQKVSPKRLAEMPVHALGFTLDELREARLAPIVDFKGKKPR encoded by the coding sequence GTGAGTTTGCAGCAAACCGTAGAACAAACAGTGACCGGCTTAGGTTACGACCTGGTAGAGATTGAACGCTCCGCCGGAGGTCTCTTGCGCATCACGATCGATATGCCTTGGACGGCTGACACCCCTGTTCAGCCCATCAATGTGGAAGATTGCGAGCGCGTCACGCGCCAACTGCAATTTGCATTGGAAGTCGATGGCGCCGAATACGCTCGCCTTGAAGTGTCTTCCCCCGGTATTGACCGCCCCTTGCGTCACCAAGCGGATTTCGAGCGTTTTTTAGGCGAAGAGGTGGACCTCACGCTCAAAGCGCCCATTGGCGCTGCAGCAGCAGGCCAAGTGTCTGCCACCCGCAAAAAATTCCGTGGCACTTTAGAACGCACCGACGATGGCGCAGGTTGGCAAATCACGTGGCGTGATGAAGTCAAGGCCAAGCCGGGTCAAAAAGTGAGCCCCAAAAGATTAGCCGAAATGCCAGTGCACGCACTGGGTTTCACGCTGGACGAGCTGCGAGAAGCGCGTCTGGCTCCGATTGTGGATTTCAAGGGCAAAAAGCCCCGTTGA
- a CDS encoding ABC transporter permease, with amino-acid sequence MYGWTRVSNSTEASLSPTQRAWLRFRHNRLGFYSLVLFVFFFGLSLLAEVLCNDKPLLARYNGSFYMPIVHNQPETTFGGDFDTPTDYLDPFIQAQFDKPGNWALYTLVPYHHSTLNYFAATPNPAPPSADNWFGTDDRGRDVLARLLYGFRISVLFALALTLFGTVIGILTGALQGFFGGKTDLAMQRFIEVWSAMPELYLLIIFSAVFDPSITLLLILLGLFGWMGLSDYVRAEFLRNRQLDYVRAARALGLSDAQIMWRHVLPNSLTPVVTFLPFRMSAAILSLTSLDFLGLGVPPGTPSLGELLAQGKNNIDAWWISLSTFAVLVVTLMLLTFMGDALRDALDPRKARS; translated from the coding sequence ATGTATGGGTGGACCCGCGTGTCAAATTCGACTGAAGCCTCTTTGTCGCCTACGCAGCGTGCTTGGCTGCGCTTTCGGCACAACCGCTTGGGCTTTTACAGCTTGGTGTTGTTTGTATTCTTCTTCGGCTTGAGTCTGCTGGCTGAAGTGCTGTGCAACGATAAGCCCTTGCTGGCTCGCTACAACGGCAGCTTTTACATGCCCATCGTGCACAACCAGCCCGAGACAACCTTCGGTGGCGACTTTGATACGCCTACCGATTACCTCGACCCGTTTATTCAAGCTCAGTTCGACAAGCCCGGCAACTGGGCCTTGTACACGCTCGTGCCTTACCACCACAGCACCTTGAACTACTTTGCTGCCACGCCCAACCCCGCGCCACCCTCAGCGGACAACTGGTTTGGCACAGACGACCGCGGTCGCGATGTGCTGGCACGCTTGCTCTACGGTTTTCGCATCTCGGTGTTGTTTGCTTTGGCGCTGACTTTGTTTGGTACGGTCATCGGCATCTTGACGGGAGCCTTGCAAGGCTTTTTTGGCGGCAAGACCGACTTGGCCATGCAGCGCTTCATCGAGGTGTGGAGCGCTATGCCTGAGCTTTACTTGCTCATCATCTTCTCGGCGGTGTTTGATCCGAGCATCACCTTGCTGCTGATTTTGTTGGGGCTGTTTGGTTGGATGGGTTTGTCCGACTATGTGCGGGCTGAGTTCTTGCGTAACCGTCAGCTCGACTATGTGCGCGCTGCGCGTGCCTTGGGCTTGTCCGATGCGCAAATCATGTGGCGTCATGTGCTGCCCAACAGCTTGACGCCGGTGGTGACATTCCTGCCGTTTCGTATGAGCGCGGCCATTTTGTCGCTCACCTCCTTGGACTTTTTGGGTTTGGGCGTGCCGCCGGGCACACCCAGCTTGGGCGAACTGTTGGCGCAAGGCAAAAACAACATCGATGCGTGGTGGATTTCTTTGTCCACTTTCGCCGTGTTGGTCGTGACTTTGATGTTGCTGACCTTCATGGGTGACGCGCTGCGCGATGCGCTGGACCCCCGAAAGGCACGCTCATGA
- the infB gene encoding translation initiation factor IF-2 — protein MSSTTVAEFASELKKPTDTLLDQLKAAGVAKASASDVLTEGDKQMLLSHLQASHGTASPERKKITLVKKSTTEIKQADATGKARTIQVEVRKKRTFVKRDEDESTEVQAAPAAVQEPVVPVIDHAELARREEEARRQAELIRRQEEELAEKRRLREEQEAKEQAKQEAAKAKAQAEAAVVAETAAPEAKAEAAEPVVDVKAQAAEAARVEAAAASKARADEDTARAADLDSRRRKALAEAEAIRLMMSTPQKQMVAKKPEPTPDPKAIKGTLHKPAGTPGAGARPGAPAAPGTAAPGNKEVKSAKLSSSWADEQAKKKAIKTRGDASGGVGRNSWRGGPKGRRDRDRDDDRAPQAAVEARVLEVHVPETITVGELAHKMAIKASEVIKQLMKLGQMATINQPLDQDTAMILVEELGHKAVVAALDDPEAFTEEEASGHQAESLTRAPVVTVMGHVDHGKTSLLDYIRRAKVASGEAGGITQHIGAYHVETPRGMISFLDTPGHEAFTAMRARGAKATDIVILVVAADDGVMPQTKEAIKHAKAAGVPIVVAVNKIDKPGANPERVKGELVAEEVVPEEFGGDSPFCEVSAKTGAGIDELLEQVLLQAEVLELKAPVDAMAKGLVIEARLDKGRGPVATVLVQSGTLNVGDVVLGGQTYGRVRAMLDENGKPIKSAGPSIPVEIQGLTEVPQAGDEFMVMTDERRAREIATYRAGKVRNTKLAKQQASKLENMFSDMTSGEVKLLPIIVKADVQGSQEALAASLLKLSTAEVKVQLVYAAVGGISESDVNLSIASKAVIIGFNTRADAGARKLAENNGVDIRYYNIIYDAVDELKAAMSGMLTPDKKEEVIGTAEIRQVLRVSKIGAIAGCMVTSGLVRRNAKLRLLRNNVVVFTGELDSLKRFKDDAKEVKENFECGLTIKNYNDIVEGDVLEFFEIKEVARTL, from the coding sequence ATGTCCAGTACGACCGTAGCCGAGTTTGCCAGCGAACTCAAAAAACCAACCGACACCCTGCTTGATCAACTCAAGGCAGCCGGTGTTGCCAAAGCTTCTGCCAGCGATGTGCTGACAGAAGGCGACAAACAAATGCTCTTGAGCCATTTGCAAGCCAGCCATGGCACTGCATCGCCCGAGCGCAAGAAAATCACCTTGGTCAAGAAATCGACCACGGAGATCAAACAAGCCGACGCCACAGGCAAAGCCCGCACCATCCAAGTAGAAGTGCGTAAAAAGCGTACCTTCGTCAAACGCGATGAAGACGAGAGCACAGAAGTGCAAGCAGCACCTGCTGCAGTGCAAGAGCCTGTTGTGCCCGTGATTGACCATGCCGAGCTGGCCCGCCGTGAAGAAGAAGCACGCCGCCAAGCCGAGCTGATCCGTCGCCAAGAAGAAGAGCTGGCTGAAAAACGCCGCCTGCGCGAAGAGCAAGAAGCCAAAGAGCAAGCCAAGCAAGAAGCTGCCAAAGCCAAGGCGCAAGCCGAAGCTGCTGTGGTAGCTGAGACTGCTGCGCCTGAAGCTAAGGCCGAAGCAGCAGAGCCCGTGGTCGACGTCAAAGCGCAAGCCGCTGAAGCCGCCCGTGTGGAAGCTGCAGCGGCCTCTAAAGCTCGTGCCGACGAAGATACTGCTCGTGCTGCCGATTTGGACAGCCGTCGTCGCAAAGCTTTGGCCGAAGCCGAAGCCATTCGCTTGATGATGAGCACGCCACAAAAGCAAATGGTGGCCAAAAAGCCTGAGCCCACACCTGATCCCAAAGCCATCAAAGGCACTTTGCACAAGCCTGCCGGTACACCCGGTGCTGGTGCACGTCCTGGTGCACCCGCTGCGCCTGGTACAGCTGCGCCTGGCAACAAAGAAGTCAAGAGCGCCAAGTTGTCTTCCAGCTGGGCCGATGAACAAGCCAAAAAGAAAGCCATCAAAACACGCGGTGACGCGAGTGGTGGCGTAGGCCGCAACAGCTGGCGTGGAGGCCCCAAAGGCCGCCGTGACCGCGACCGTGATGACGACCGCGCACCACAAGCAGCGGTCGAAGCACGCGTGCTGGAAGTGCACGTGCCCGAAACTATCACCGTGGGCGAGTTGGCCCACAAGATGGCGATCAAAGCCTCTGAAGTCATCAAGCAGTTGATGAAGCTCGGCCAAATGGCCACCATCAACCAGCCTTTGGACCAAGACACCGCCATGATTTTGGTGGAAGAGTTGGGACACAAAGCGGTGGTGGCTGCACTGGACGATCCAGAAGCCTTTACCGAAGAAGAAGCATCAGGTCACCAAGCTGAGTCCTTGACACGCGCCCCTGTGGTGACGGTCATGGGCCACGTGGACCACGGTAAAACTTCTTTGCTCGACTACATCCGTCGCGCCAAAGTCGCGTCGGGCGAAGCCGGTGGCATTACCCAACACATTGGCGCGTACCACGTGGAAACTCCACGCGGCATGATCTCGTTCTTGGATACGCCCGGTCACGAGGCCTTCACGGCCATGCGTGCGCGCGGTGCCAAGGCAACCGACATCGTCATCTTGGTGGTGGCGGCTGATGACGGCGTGATGCCGCAAACCAAAGAAGCCATCAAGCATGCAAAAGCAGCGGGTGTGCCGATCGTGGTGGCGGTTAACAAAATTGACAAACCCGGTGCCAACCCTGAACGCGTCAAAGGCGAACTGGTGGCTGAAGAAGTGGTGCCTGAAGAGTTCGGTGGTGATTCACCGTTCTGTGAAGTCTCCGCCAAGACCGGTGCTGGCATTGACGAGTTGCTGGAGCAAGTGCTCCTGCAAGCCGAGGTGCTTGAGCTCAAAGCGCCTGTCGACGCCATGGCCAAAGGCTTGGTGATCGAAGCGCGTTTGGACAAAGGTCGCGGTCCTGTGGCCACAGTGCTGGTTCAGTCCGGTACGCTGAATGTGGGCGACGTGGTTTTGGGCGGTCAAACCTATGGCCGCGTGCGCGCCATGTTGGATGAGAACGGCAAGCCGATCAAGTCTGCTGGCCCATCGATTCCTGTTGAGATTCAAGGTCTCACCGAAGTGCCGCAAGCGGGCGATGAATTCATGGTCATGACCGACGAGCGTCGTGCCCGCGAAATCGCTACCTACCGTGCAGGCAAGGTGCGCAACACCAAGCTGGCCAAGCAACAAGCGTCGAAGCTGGAGAACATGTTCTCCGACATGACGTCTGGCGAAGTCAAGCTGTTGCCCATCATCGTCAAGGCCGACGTGCAAGGTTCGCAAGAAGCTTTGGCTGCGTCGTTGCTCAAGCTGTCGACCGCAGAAGTCAAAGTTCAGTTGGTGTACGCCGCAGTGGGTGGCATCAGCGAGAGCGATGTCAACTTGTCTATCGCTTCTAAGGCTGTGATCATTGGCTTCAACACACGTGCTGATGCTGGTGCGCGCAAGTTGGCCGAGAACAATGGCGTGGACATTCGTTACTACAACATCATTTATGACGCTGTGGACGAACTCAAAGCGGCCATGTCCGGCATGCTCACACCCGACAAGAAAGAAGAAGTCATCGGTACG